The Oryza brachyantha chromosome 6, ObraRS2, whole genome shotgun sequence region CATCCCACCAGATCCAACCCCAGATCCACCGCGATGCAAAACCCACAGATCGGGGCGAGACGGCGCgtaagagagagaggggggggggggaggggggagatCTCGACCTGATGCGTCGGGGAGGAGACGGACGGTGACGGGAGGCCGGAGCTGAGGCGGGCGCGGTGGAATCCGAGATGGGGGTCTCGGattcgggcggcggcggcggcggcgtgagcaGGAGAGAGAAACGAGAGGgtttcggcgacggcggcgagaggcgccTTTTaagggggaggcggaggcggaggcgacgcggacgcGGTAGGGTTTCTTCTCCGTGGGCTTTCCTGGGCCTGCCTCCCTCCTACTGGGCCGTGCCTCCCTACCACCTGTACAAAAGGAGtaaacttttcctttttttccttcttattTCTCTGTATGTACTTTGTTTCTTGGAACTAAATTTCAAGACATTATatactctttttttctctcatggTTGTTCaggaatataattttttaaaaatattctaaaagtATACCTGTGCTTCCACTACGGCACTACGCAGGGCCGGCAGCATATAACCACTAGGGACCACTggtatatttttgaattttttaaaggGTATGTTCCTAAAATTCCTGAGGAAAAGGGTgtatttgaaaagaaaaatatgtttattgtACTGTTGTTTATACTATTCCATCagtttaatattataagactttctagtttaCCTATATTCGTTATGGATCAATgtatacatattatatatgttcaagTTTAGTAGGTTTCATATGATATAGGCAACAActgaaaatcttataatataaacgaAGAAAGTGCTACTATAATAAGAATTGTGAGACTAGTACGAGAAGAGACGTTGTAGCGATACAACTACATGGTataatttcttatatatgtttggtttatCATGTTCGGAACTATTTGGATATAGAAATAGGTGTGTTATACAGTTACATAAAGGAATTCGAGTTGTAATCCAACTATCAAggcatatttttgtttgtactttGCTACATTTTCAATTCCATTATTCCATAGCTGTGTAGCAAGACAAAATTTCGAATAAAAAGGTGTGGTTGTATTCCACTATTTGGTTTTAGTATAGTTTACAACAATTTGTGGATGATACGGCAGCAAATACAAGTTGAAATCCAACCTCTCAATAAGGACAAATCCGATTCGCTCCTTTCCATTATGTAAAGATCTGCGTCAATCAAAACAGTGCAATTTATTGGTATTTTATCATACTTCGTATGATTACAGCTTACAACTTTATACCAGGAAAAATGTTCCAAACACTCTGTTCTTAAAGAAACACAAATTTGTCAACTTTTTTGCGTAGACAAGATGGGTCTCGATTTGGAGATAATATAAAGTTCATATAGCTTTATAGAAAGAAAAGGTCCAGTTTTGCTTTTGTTCTTGTTATCTATGACGTCAACTGAAGAGGACATTTCAAGGCATCTTGATTTCTTCAATACTAAGTGTTAAGTTTAGGCATCCTACATCAACCTCAGAAACCCATAGATTGATAGATAGCATCAGCTTCAGTtattttacagaaaaaaaatgacttgGCTATAAATAACAGTTACTACTAATGAGTATAATTTACATTTGGAATGGTAATTGCTTAATTGGTGAAGCAGTTGGCTCCTTATTTATCACCTGGGATACAAAAGAATAGTATCAGCTAATCGTATACGGCCACCTAATGTGGATTACTTCCAACTGAAACATTCTGGCTTGCAGGCATGGTTGTTCATGGCTTCATGGAATGCTTCCCCGGCTCTGTGTAGTTCAACTCGAGCTGTTCGACCTTGTTGAACTTGAACCCACGGATTCTGATCTCTTCCTTCTCCGAGGAGTCCTTGTGATCAACATGCTGGACAGTCCAGCCTTTGTTCTCTACATGACCTGCAACTTTTACCTGAAAACGGGTGTCGTACGAATAACCCATCAGAAAAAGATGACTAAAATTGTAGGGTTGCATCATTTCATTTACAAGTCGGCAAGTCGAATGTGTCTGTATCTGTGTTACCTCCGCTTCATCTACAGCATTTATGATAAGAGTGCCATCCAAGGAGAGGCCTTCTATACTGATGTTCTTGCCATTGATGACCAAGGCTGACCTCTGAGAAACTGAAGAGTTGCCATGGACTTTGGCTTTGACATCCTTGAATACAAGACCCCACCTAGGGCTCCAGGTTATGCGTGGCCAGACCTCTACCTCTTGGCCATTGAAAGTATCAATTACAGGGTCAGCTATCTGTGCACCAGCCTGGGAAAGGGTGGAAAGTGGGGCTTGTTAAGCTGGAGCACACACAATTTCCTATCCGAAAAGAATATTGCTAAAGTGTTCACCTTTCTTAAAATAAGGCTGTTTGCCCTGTAAATTGCCATCTCTCCCGAAGTTGCACTATGGTAAGGATTACCTTTTGGAACCTATAGGAAGGCATATTAGAAGATAGAACACCAAATGCACAGTACTACGATAGAACCGAAAATGGCAGCTGACAGAAAGTAATTGGACCACAGCAGTTGGTTGAAACTGATGCATAACCTCTTATATGTAAACATCAAACATTATCAAGCATATATCTAGTCTTTTCAGAAGTACATAGGAAAAGTAGTTTCCAATGTATCACAAACAAGTGAAAGTTGAATATGGCAACAGACCTATTGATTAATAGAAAGAATTTTTAGACTGAACCATAAATCATTGACACCATCATAAATTCAGAGCAAGGCCAGTTCTAACCAAGCATAACTTCATATATAagaataaatatttagggatatataatataatttttcagtcttggaaAGGGTGTGAAATCATACTTTAGCAGCATCTTCAGGGTTATTCTTTACAGGAGCATAAGCAAGCCACGTATCCATCACCTAAATTCAAGGCAAAAAGAAGAGCAGAATGAGAACAGACATATATTATCAGAAAGCTCTCGCTCGATATGAACTTTattcttttgcaaattttaatCATATGTTCTAACAGTAATTGCTGGTATACAGCATGTGCTATCTGGCAGAGGACATACGACGATTTCAATTGCAGCTAAACTATCTGGCATACAGCACGTACAattattaagaatatatacacTACAGCATGACTAATAAAATAACAGATTCACCACATGCCACACCGAGGAAAACGCCTGAATAGGAGTAAAGGATAAACAGCAATATGTTTGTagtaacaatacatatatagaagGTTTGGCAGTTCCCTACCGTAAATCCAACTTTTGCAGAGGTAGGTAGTGTTTTTGGATAGTCCTGCATCATGCACTCAAGACGAGTGGATGATTTAAATGCTGTCTTGGTAGAATCAGTATACCTAAATTGAAAAAATGATATAGATCGGGGTTAAACTTATCAAAATGGCATATTAGGAACATAATCACAAAATCTTCTAGATACAACaaaatttactatatttaAATAGTTCACTAAAAATTTGCATACCCTAAAACCCCACTATTGGAATTAAATGGGAGTAAGAAGCAATGTACAAAAGTTTCACTAGAGTAGGTAGGGAGAAATTACTTGGGGTTTACAAATTCAGAAATGGCACCATGAGTCTTCTTGAGCTCCTCAATATATGGTCCAAGCTCCAGTATCAACTGCATAAGTGTAATACACCGAGTCAGTGCAACAAAAATCAGTGGTCCCAACAAATTATGAATGACTGACAGAAGAgtgttgtttattttaatcAATATGCATATCAACAGGTAAGTAAaattaccaaaaaaataataatacttGATAGGCATCTCATGTTAACcaccatttttttaagatgacCCAATAAAGCAAAATATGCCTTGAAATTGCAAGTTGGGGTTTGGATGGGGACAGGTTTTGCACAAGTTACCTGATTTATGTTTCCAGGGTATGGAGAGTACCCTGTTTCACAATTTGCATCGCCATCAGGATGTCCGGTTGCACGGAGAAGTGGATCAAGCTGATTGTACTCAACATTGATGACCATTGTTCTACCTATGCATAAGAATAATTCTAAGTGAATTTTTGACAGATACAGAACTGCTATATATAAGTGGAAAAAGGAAGTGAAAAAGCAAACAAGGTTTTgtaaaattcaatgtgattaATCAACATGAGTTAATCCAGAGTTTAAACAAGGATCAATCacttatattttcttatctaCAAGGGTAATTCCATAATAGTTAATCCACAGTTTAACCCATGAGTAAGGTAAAGTAATCAAATTTACCATCAACATGAGTAAGTTTTGTTATTCCTCCAATGGCTTCTTTTGCCTTCCGTGGAACTGCAAGAGAATTAACATTATAGCCTTTGGTGGCGCTGACACCTAGTGCCGATGGTATTGCCTACAACACAGTGAGGAGATCTAGATCAGTTCATCTGATACCATATGTCAACCCATCCCAGTATTTCTCTaaacaaaaaagttttataaaacaGCAGGGGAAAGCCAGAATACAAACATTGAAGAGCAATCCATTTGTGTCTTGGAAAAAGAGAACCCATTTCCGTCCTGTAGTCTTCCTATAAAATAAGAATTAATATGGTAAAACAACAACATTGACGTGTAAATTTGAACTTAGCGTGAttgttttatcaatttaaTTCATATAGATTATTTCTAATCTTCTTCAAGCTGACAAAAAGAGACTAGCTGAGAATGTCTGTTGAATTAATTAGCATACCATTGCTCAAGCAAGCCACTTGAGTAAAGAAGAGAGTGCACATCTCCGTGACCATGTGGCTTTGTCTGTCAAATCACAAAACTGAAAAGTAAGAAAGGTCCAGGAAACAAAAGAGGATTAACAACCAACAATAGgcgacatatataaatattaattctaAATATCCTCATATCAAAATTAGTAACCTGGATTTTGTACTTGTCATTTGGGTCTAATGCAAGCCTTGCATCATTATCAGCTAAACACGCCACTTTTTCCTGAGGAGAAAATAAGCACAAGCATTAAGTGCCAAACTAACACTTGTGCCTActgaagaatattttttaactaagaAATGCAAGGAAGAGATAGCAAGATTGAAGGCCACCTGCTTAAGTATGATCACTTGTGATGGTTCCATTCCAAAATAGGAGTTTGATTCCAAAAGTTTAATGGTTAGCGCATTTGTGTCATCAGAAGTCATAATAACAAATGGGATCTTTCTTTGGCAGTTGCCTGCAAGCTCAAGGAACAAAATCAATCAGAGCAAAATTAGCACCTGAACCATTTTTGAGTCTTTCGATCTAAAGAGTGTCTATATAAGGAACCAATCatttaagaaaacaaatatcatattttctatggGGTACTACTGCTGTGAAAAACTTCAATTCAATCACATCAATACAAAGAAAGTTTTTTAAGAAATGAAACCAAATAAaggtaaattaaattaacctTCTAATTTACTTTTTCTACCTTGGTCTAAGTTCATATTTGTTTGATCCATACAAGTTAAATTAGGTAGCTAGTATTACAAGCTTACATCAGT contains the following coding sequences:
- the LOC102704348 gene encoding UDP-sugar pyrophosphorylase, which gives rise to MASDGGWAEACAPLRRNLRLLASDEVELAKLLLDERQSHLFEHWPEPGVDDDKKRGFFDQVRRLNSSYPGGLASYIQNARKLLADSKAGKNPYDGFTPSVPSGEVLTFGDENFVSLEEAGVKEACHAAFVLVAGGLGERLGYKGIKVALPRETTTGKCFLQHYIQSILALEEASCILEGNCQRKIPFVIMTSDDTNALTIKLLESNSYFGMEPSQVIILKQEKVACLADNDARLALDPNDKYKIQTKPHGHGDVHSLLYSSGLLEQWKTTGRKWVLFFQDTNGLLFNAIPSALGVSATKGYNVNSLAVPRKAKEAIGGITKLTHVDGRTMVINVEYNQLDPLLRATGHPDGDANCETGYSPYPGNINQLILELGPYIEELKKTHGAISEFVNPKYTDSTKTAFKSSTRLECMMQDYPKTLPTSAKVGFTVMDTWLAYAPVKNNPEDAAKVPKGNPYHSATSGEMAIYRANSLILRKAGAQIADPVIDTFNGQEVEVWPRITWSPRWGLVFKDVKAKVHGNSSVSQRSALVINGKNISIEGLSLDGTLIINAVDEAEVKVAGHVENKGWTVQHVDHKDSSEKEEIRIRGFKFNKVEQLELNYTEPGKHSMKP